A section of the Leptotrichia sp. HSP-342 genome encodes:
- a CDS encoding PTS sugar transporter subunit IIC: protein MFDKLEKILGPLATKLSSNKVLTAIRDGFLVGTPLIIVASIFLVIGNFPIPGYTEFIAKFLGKGWDGHLDAVINSTFGIIALLGVIGIGYYYGKEKGIEGIAGAAVSLVAFLIISPQTHPLFVDKEGKAFSGFASGNLGTKGLFLAMITALVSVTIFTAIKNKGWTIKLPDGVPPAVMNSFAALIPSMFVMFTFFIIRLGFLFLTKEGYAHDFIYKVLQAPLMGFGQSLIFEPIYQFLSTLFWFFGINGPAVTNTIFNPIHLALTAENLAAYNAHQPLPNIFAGPFGDFFCNFGGGGSTLSLVLLMIFKGKSERMKKLGKLSIVPGIFGINEMVIFGLPVVLNPIIAVPFLLVPLVNTILSTAATLLNIIPRTTGVLLPWTTPMFFSGWLATGSIIAGLFQIILVIIGCLIYYPFFKVLDTQYLKEETQPVEQNEKDDLEDISLDDISF, encoded by the coding sequence ATGTTTGATAAATTAGAGAAAATTTTAGGACCTTTGGCTACTAAATTAAGCAGTAATAAAGTTTTAACAGCAATCCGTGATGGATTTTTAGTAGGTACACCGTTAATTATAGTAGCTTCAATATTTTTAGTTATTGGGAATTTTCCAATTCCTGGATATACAGAATTTATTGCAAAATTTTTGGGAAAAGGGTGGGATGGACACCTTGATGCAGTTATCAATTCTACATTTGGTATAATAGCTCTTCTTGGGGTTATTGGTATTGGTTATTATTATGGTAAAGAAAAAGGAATAGAAGGTATTGCAGGAGCTGCAGTTTCATTAGTTGCATTTCTGATTATAAGTCCTCAGACACATCCACTTTTTGTAGATAAGGAAGGTAAAGCTTTTAGCGGATTTGCATCAGGGAATTTAGGAACAAAAGGATTATTTTTAGCAATGATTACAGCATTGGTTTCTGTAACAATATTTACGGCAATTAAAAATAAAGGATGGACAATAAAATTGCCGGATGGTGTGCCACCTGCGGTAATGAATTCATTTGCAGCATTGATTCCAAGTATGTTTGTTATGTTTACATTCTTTATAATAAGACTTGGGTTCTTATTCTTGACAAAAGAAGGATATGCACATGATTTTATTTATAAAGTATTACAGGCACCTTTGATGGGATTTGGTCAAAGCCTTATATTTGAGCCTATTTATCAATTTTTGTCAACATTATTCTGGTTCTTTGGTATAAACGGTCCAGCAGTTACAAATACTATTTTCAATCCCATACATTTAGCATTGACTGCTGAAAACCTAGCTGCATATAATGCACATCAACCTTTGCCTAATATATTCGCAGGACCATTTGGAGACTTCTTCTGTAACTTTGGTGGTGGAGGAAGTACACTATCTCTTGTATTGCTTATGATATTTAAAGGTAAATCAGAACGTATGAAAAAATTAGGTAAATTGTCTATAGTTCCAGGAATCTTTGGTATAAATGAAATGGTTATATTTGGACTTCCAGTTGTATTAAATCCAATTATAGCAGTGCCATTTTTATTGGTTCCACTTGTTAATACGATTTTGTCCACAGCTGCCACTTTGTTAAATATTATACCTCGTACAACAGGAGTTTTATTGCCTTGGACAACACCAATGTTCTTTTCAGGATGGCTGGCTACAGGAAGTATAATTGCGGGACTTTTCCAAATAATACTGGTTATAATTGGATGCCTTATTTACTATCCATTCTTTAAAGTGCTTGATACACAGTACTTGAAAGAAGAAACTCAACCAGTAGAACAAAATGAGAAAGATGATTTAGAAGACATTTCTCTTGATGATATCTCTTTCTAA
- a CDS encoding PTS sugar transporter subunit IIB has protein sequence MKRIYLFCALGMSTSLVAKKMQDVADKHSLPVEVKAFPDNKIDVIVEEFHPDIILLGPQVKFKFEETASKYEPKGIPVAVIDLEDYGKVDGERILKRAIKILKEKAVKEDV, from the coding sequence ATGAAAAGAATATATTTGTTTTGTGCTTTGGGAATGTCTACAAGCTTAGTTGCCAAAAAAATGCAGGATGTGGCAGATAAGCATAGTCTTCCTGTTGAAGTAAAGGCTTTTCCTGACAATAAGATAGATGTTATTGTTGAAGAATTTCATCCAGATATAATATTGCTTGGGCCTCAAGTAAAATTTAAATTTGAAGAAACAGCTTCAAAATATGAGCCAAAGGGAATTCCTGTGGCAGTAATTGACTTGGAAGATTATGGAAAAGTCGATGGAGAACGTATTTTAAAAAGAGCAATAAAAATACTAAAAGAAAAGGCGGTAAAGGAAGATGTTTGA
- a CDS encoding haloacid dehalogenase-like hydrolase translates to MGKRLLSCFTSDFSKMSGQDLKNAIKASEGRTVLSENVTGRRSVTGDVTNSELARAFGADLILLNGLDVYNPVIAALPESDEPIKLLKKLTGRPVGLNLEPVDLNADMMEEIEIIPEGRMCSEATLKKIEEMGFDFVCLTGNPGTGVTNNRISEGIKQAKKYFSGMVIAGKMHSAGVDEPVANLDVVKEFIESGADVIMLPAVGTVPGFTQDEMIKAVRFIKENGALSMSAIGTSQESSTRETIRQIAIMNKIAGVDIQHIGDAGYSGVANYENIMELSIAIRGVRHTIRMIAASNDR, encoded by the coding sequence ATGGGAAAAAGATTATTAAGTTGTTTTACTAGTGATTTTAGTAAAATGTCAGGACAAGATTTAAAAAATGCAATTAAAGCAAGTGAAGGAAGAACAGTGCTTTCAGAAAATGTTACAGGAAGAAGAAGCGTTACAGGAGATGTTACAAATAGCGAATTAGCAAGAGCATTTGGAGCAGATCTTATATTATTGAATGGATTAGATGTGTATAATCCTGTTATAGCAGCTTTGCCTGAAAGTGATGAACCAATAAAGCTTTTAAAAAAGCTTACAGGTAGACCAGTAGGTCTGAATCTTGAGCCTGTAGACTTGAATGCGGATATGATGGAGGAAATAGAGATTATTCCTGAAGGAAGAATGTGTTCTGAAGCAACATTAAAAAAAATAGAGGAAATGGGATTTGACTTTGTATGTCTTACAGGAAATCCTGGTACGGGAGTTACAAACAATCGAATTTCAGAAGGAATAAAACAGGCTAAAAAATATTTTAGTGGAATGGTAATCGCAGGGAAAATGCATTCAGCAGGAGTTGATGAACCTGTCGCAAATTTAGATGTTGTAAAAGAATTTATTGAAAGCGGTGCAGATGTTATTATGCTTCCAGCTGTGGGAACAGTACCTGGCTTTACTCAAGATGAAATGATAAAGGCTGTAAGATTTATTAAGGAAAATGGAGCATTATCAATGTCTGCGATAGGAACAAGTCAAGAAAGCTCCACAAGAGAAACAATAAGACAAATAGCAATAATGAATAAAATTGCGGGAGTGGATATTCAGCATATTGGAGATGCTGGATATTCAGGAGTTGCAAATTATGAAAATATAATGGAACTGTCAATCGCCATAAGAGGTGTAAGACATACAATTAGAATGATTGCTGCTTCAAATGATAGATAA
- a CDS encoding replication initiation protein, with the protein MDIYFSEKFTNLKNTINLKFSKKITKNEKNFFKLLFFRIASDYSFLEKAEIRFEELLPILEFPSIHDFTTFFNALMEKHIFFSTDMQFSGSFGIISSFILHSDYCQIFFTEEFKNCFSLKKNFFSLLDIEKFIFMNDFFSFSFYNSIIKNFKDKNEVTLPVSLVKTYLNANDKYERFFDFEKYILKKAILDINTFTDFSIEYEKIKEHKKATNKITSISFYINKSKQSYKPFDNKIYKMLEPIKEKISNPEEIYHLFVLYVSKRGYKYVYDNIDYVKNSFSEDFEKNLKKALMLNLASNNLKLFVNVSKTVKSPIVLFYTLTRKLNKIKRHYPKIEELMYNFKLKNIDSISYFNDNDSFEFSNKYIRIFVKYYSSKKSIIEIYLPSNIIEKIKLEKEI; encoded by the coding sequence ATGGATATTTATTTTTCAGAAAAATTTACAAATTTAAAAAATACTATTAATCTTAAATTTTCAAAAAAAATAACAAAAAATGAAAAAAACTTTTTTAAATTATTATTCTTTAGAATTGCATCAGATTATTCATTTTTAGAAAAAGCTGAAATTAGATTTGAAGAACTGCTTCCCATACTTGAATTTCCTTCAATTCATGATTTTACAACATTTTTTAATGCTTTAATGGAAAAACATATATTTTTTTCTACAGATATGCAATTTTCAGGTTCTTTTGGAATTATTTCATCCTTTATTTTGCATTCTGACTATTGCCAGATATTTTTTACTGAAGAATTTAAAAACTGTTTTTCTCTCAAAAAAAATTTTTTCTCTCTTCTTGATATTGAAAAATTTATTTTTATGAATGATTTCTTCTCATTCAGTTTTTATAACAGTATTATTAAAAATTTTAAAGATAAGAACGAAGTTACTCTACCAGTTTCATTAGTAAAAACTTACCTAAACGCAAATGATAAATATGAAAGATTTTTTGATTTTGAAAAGTATATTTTAAAAAAAGCTATACTTGATATAAACACTTTTACAGATTTTTCAATTGAATATGAAAAAATAAAAGAACACAAAAAAGCAACGAATAAAATTACTTCAATAAGTTTTTATATAAATAAATCAAAACAATCCTACAAGCCTTTTGATAATAAAATTTATAAAATGTTGGAACCTATTAAAGAAAAAATTTCCAATCCTGAGGAAATTTACCATCTATTTGTACTTTATGTGTCAAAAAGAGGATATAAATATGTCTATGATAATATAGATTATGTCAAAAATTCTTTTTCTGAAGATTTTGAAAAGAATTTAAAAAAGGCTCTTATGCTTAATTTAGCTTCAAACAATCTAAAACTTTTTGTAAATGTATCAAAAACTGTTAAATCACCAATAGTCCTATTTTACACTCTTACAAGAAAACTTAACAAAATTAAAAGACATTATCCAAAAATTGAAGAACTTATGTATAACTTTAAATTAAAAAATATTGATTCTATCAGCTATTTTAACGATAATGACTCTTTTGAATTTTCAAATAAATATATTAGAATTTTTGTAAAATATTATTCTAGCAAAAAGTCCATTATTGAAATATATCTTCCAAGCAATATTATCGAAAAAATTAAACTAGAAAAGGAAATTTAA
- a CDS encoding HAD family hydrolase — protein MKIKGILFDFNGTMLFDSALQEDVWKKFLRSKIGREITNEEIHKYIHGGNNKTVLSYFFNKDFSNEEVQKLGEEKESMYRDMCLKDEKMFKLVKGLPEFLNKLKEAGIPITIATGAPISNVKFYFEHLNLGKWFDINKVVYTDGSFKGKPEPDIFLKAAKNINVDIENCAVFEDAILGIEAAKRANASKIIAVSSTLDTNKLSSIDGVSYVIKDFTEISIDNL, from the coding sequence ATGAAAATAAAAGGGATATTATTTGATTTTAATGGAACAATGCTTTTTGATAGTGCTTTACAGGAAGATGTATGGAAAAAATTTTTAAGAAGCAAAATTGGTAGGGAAATAACAAATGAAGAAATTCATAAGTATATTCATGGTGGAAATAATAAAACTGTACTTTCATACTTTTTTAACAAAGATTTTTCAAATGAAGAAGTTCAAAAACTAGGAGAAGAAAAGGAAAGCATGTATCGGGATATGTGCCTAAAAGATGAGAAAATGTTCAAATTAGTAAAAGGATTGCCAGAATTTCTTAATAAGTTAAAAGAGGCTGGTATTCCAATTACTATAGCAACAGGTGCTCCGATAAGCAATGTAAAATTTTATTTTGAACATCTAAATTTGGGAAAATGGTTTGATATAAATAAAGTTGTTTATACTGACGGAAGTTTTAAAGGAAAGCCAGAACCAGATATTTTTTTGAAAGCTGCAAAAAATATAAATGTAGATATTGAGAACTGTGCAGTATTTGAAGATGCAATACTTGGAATAGAGGCGGCAAAGAGAGCAAATGCTTCAAAAATTATAGCTGTTTCTTCAACACTCGATACCAATAAATTATCATCAATTGATGGAGTTTCGTATGTTATAAAAGATTTTACGGAAATATCAATAGATAATCTGTAA
- a CDS encoding glycoside hydrolase family 13 protein has translation MDTKKLDKKWWKKEVGYQIYPRSFYDSNNDGIGDLNGITEKLDYLKELGITLIWICPVYKSPMDDNGYDISDYYDINPEFGTKEDLERLIVEAEKRGIKIILDLVINHTSDEHEWFLEALRNPESKYRNYYIFKRGKNGLPPTNWRSHFGGSAWEKVEGETDENGNEMYYLHLFSKKQPDLNWENAEVREELYKMVNYWLEKGIAGFRVDAINSIKKDKDYLDLPVDGADGFAHNIKYTLNQPGIEEFLGELAQETFKKYNCMTVAETPLLEYERYNDFIGADGFFSMIFDFSYSDLDMAKEGFYYSVQDVKVKELRDKIFESQLTQQKYGWGAPFLENHDLPRSLNKFLGKKANEINAKLLATLFFFLRGTPFIYQGQEIGMDNFERTDIEQFDDIASKDQYQRALGEGFSPEEALYFVNKRSRDNSRTPFQWNSSKNAGFSKDENVKAWIELTGSHKKVNAESQINNEDSIFAHYKKMIDLRQNGKYSDCLIFGEFIPVELGNDKIIAYIRKYENQKVLCINNFSDKKQEVELSKIAKNIGKKEIKLGDILINNYGNIENDGKVLVLEGYQSLLVQIL, from the coding sequence ATGGATACAAAAAAACTAGATAAAAAATGGTGGAAAAAAGAAGTTGGATATCAAATATATCCAAGAAGTTTTTATGATAGCAACAATGATGGAATTGGAGATTTGAACGGAATTACTGAAAAATTGGACTATCTAAAAGAACTGGGGATAACTCTTATCTGGATTTGTCCTGTGTATAAGTCGCCAATGGATGACAATGGATACGATATTTCTGATTATTATGATATAAATCCTGAATTTGGAACAAAGGAAGATTTAGAAAGATTAATTGTAGAGGCGGAAAAAAGAGGAATAAAGATAATTTTAGATTTAGTAATTAATCATACTTCTGATGAGCATGAGTGGTTTTTGGAAGCATTAAGAAATCCTGAAAGCAAGTATAGAAATTATTATATTTTTAAAAGAGGAAAAAATGGACTGCCACCAACAAACTGGAGAAGCCATTTTGGAGGTTCTGCTTGGGAAAAGGTTGAAGGAGAAACTGATGAAAATGGGAATGAAATGTATTATTTACATTTATTTTCAAAGAAACAGCCTGATTTAAATTGGGAAAATGCTGAAGTAAGAGAAGAACTTTATAAAATGGTAAATTACTGGCTAGAAAAGGGAATAGCTGGATTCAGAGTAGATGCCATAAATTCAATAAAAAAAGATAAGGATTACTTAGATTTGCCTGTTGATGGAGCAGATGGATTTGCACATAATATAAAGTATACTTTAAATCAGCCGGGAATTGAGGAATTTTTGGGAGAATTGGCACAAGAAACTTTTAAAAAATATAACTGCATGACTGTAGCTGAAACACCTTTGCTGGAATACGAAAGATACAATGATTTTATTGGTGCAGATGGATTTTTTTCAATGATTTTTGATTTTAGTTATTCTGATTTGGATATGGCAAAGGAAGGATTTTATTATTCAGTGCAGGATGTGAAAGTGAAAGAATTAAGAGACAAAATTTTTGAGAGTCAGTTGACACAGCAGAAATATGGATGGGGAGCACCATTTTTGGAAAATCATGACCTACCAAGAAGTTTGAATAAATTTTTAGGGAAAAAAGCAAATGAAATAAATGCAAAATTACTTGCAACATTATTTTTCTTTTTACGCGGGACACCGTTTATTTATCAGGGACAGGAAATAGGAATGGACAATTTTGAGAGAACTGATATAGAACAGTTTGATGATATTGCCAGTAAAGATCAGTATCAACGAGCATTGGGAGAAGGATTTTCGCCTGAAGAAGCACTATATTTTGTAAACAAAAGAAGCCGTGACAATTCAAGAACACCTTTCCAATGGAATAGCAGTAAAAATGCAGGATTTTCAAAAGATGAGAATGTAAAAGCATGGATAGAATTGACTGGAAGTCATAAAAAAGTGAATGCAGAATCTCAAATAAATAATGAAGATTCAATTTTTGCCCATTATAAAAAAATGATTGATTTACGGCAAAATGGAAAATATTCAGATTGTTTGATTTTTGGGGAATTTATTCCAGTAGAATTAGGAAATGATAAAATAATCGCGTATATAAGAAAATATGAAAATCAGAAAGTTCTTTGTATTAATAATTTTTCTGATAAAAAACAGGAAGTGGAATTAAGTAAAATTGCCAAAAATATTGGTAAAAAAGAAATCAAATTAGGAGATATTTTGATTAATAATTATGGGAATATTGAAAATGACGGAAAAGTGTTAGTTCTTGAAGGATATCAAAGTTTATTAGTCCAAATTTTATAA
- a CDS encoding 6-phospho-alpha-glucosidase → MKKFSIAVAGGGSTFTPGIVLMLLENLDKFPIRQIKFYDNDAERQEVIAKACDIIIKEKAPDINFVYTTDPETAFTDVDFVMAHIRVGKYAMREKDEKIPLRHGVLGQETCGPGGISYGMRSIGGVIELVDYMEKYSPNAWMLNYSNPAAIVAEATRRLRPNSKILNICDMPIGIEIRMAEMLGLKSRKDMVIRYFGLNHFGWWTDIRDKEGNDLMPALREKVAKIGYNVEIEGENTEASWNDTFTKARDVFAIDPTTMPNTYLKYYFFPDYVVEHSDPNHTRANEVMEGREKFVFGECRAIAEKGTAKDSKLHVDDHASYIVDLARAIAYDTKERMLLIVENDGAISNFDPTAMVEVPCIVGSNGPEKIVQGKIPQFQKGLMEQQVSVEKLVVEAWIEGSYQKLWQAITLSRTVPSASVAKAILDDLIEANKDFWPVLK, encoded by the coding sequence ATGAAGAAATTTTCAATTGCAGTAGCTGGTGGAGGGAGTACATTTACTCCAGGAATTGTGTTGATGTTACTTGAAAATTTAGATAAATTTCCTATTAGACAAATAAAATTTTATGATAACGATGCAGAAAGACAAGAAGTTATAGCAAAAGCTTGTGACATTATTATAAAGGAAAAAGCGCCTGATATTAACTTTGTTTATACAACAGACCCTGAAACAGCATTTACTGATGTAGACTTTGTTATGGCACATATAAGAGTTGGAAAATATGCAATGCGTGAAAAAGATGAAAAAATACCTTTAAGACATGGAGTATTAGGACAAGAAACTTGCGGACCTGGAGGAATTTCTTACGGAATGCGTTCAATTGGTGGAGTTATCGAGCTAGTTGATTATATGGAAAAATATTCACCAAATGCATGGATGTTGAACTATTCAAACCCTGCAGCAATCGTAGCAGAAGCAACTAGAAGATTACGTCCAAACTCTAAAATATTAAATATTTGTGATATGCCAATCGGAATTGAAATAAGAATGGCTGAAATGCTTGGGCTTAAATCAAGAAAAGATATGGTAATTAGATACTTTGGATTAAATCACTTTGGATGGTGGACAGACATTAGAGATAAAGAAGGAAACGATTTAATGCCTGCATTAAGAGAAAAAGTGGCAAAAATTGGATATAATGTAGAAATTGAAGGAGAAAATACAGAAGCAAGCTGGAATGACACATTCACAAAAGCAAGAGATGTATTTGCAATTGATCCTACAACAATGCCAAACACATACTTAAAATACTACTTCTTCCCTGATTACGTAGTAGAACACTCAGACCCTAATCACACAAGAGCAAATGAAGTAATGGAAGGAAGAGAAAAATTTGTATTTGGAGAATGTAGAGCAATCGCTGAAAAAGGAACAGCAAAAGATAGCAAACTACACGTTGACGATCACGCTTCATATATAGTTGACTTGGCAAGAGCAATCGCTTATGATACAAAAGAAAGAATGTTATTAATAGTAGAAAATGATGGTGCAATCTCAAACTTTGATCCAACTGCAATGGTTGAAGTGCCTTGTATAGTAGGTTCAAATGGACCAGAAAAAATTGTCCAAGGTAAAATCCCTCAATTCCAAAAAGGATTAATGGAACAACAAGTATCAGTTGAAAAATTGGTAGTAGAAGCATGGATTGAAGGTTCATACCAAAAATTATGGCAAGCAATTACATTATCAAGAACTGTACCAAGTGCATCTGTTGCAAAAGCAATATTGGATGACTTAATTGAAGCAAATAAAGATTTCTGGCCAGTGTTGAAATAA